The DNA region cacgtCTCTTGCGTTCGttgcagtttgggccacctggcttgttgcgaactaatttaccagaattttacataattatgacataacattgaaggttctgcaatataacagcaatatttagacttagggttgccacccatttgataaaatacggaacggttccgtgaatttcactgaaagaataaacgatttgttttcaaaatgatagtttccggatttgaccatattaatgaccaaagactCATATTTATGTGTTTATTATAtaataattaagtctatgatttgatatttgatagagcagtctgactgagtggtggtaggcagcagcaggctcgtaagcattcattcaaactttactgcgtttgcacttttactttcttctccaacactgtatttttgcattatttaaaccaaattgagcatgtttcattatttatttgagacaaaatagattttatttatgtattatattaagttaaaataaaagtgttcattgttcattcagtaattgtcaatattacaaatatatatatatatatatataaaattgccagattaatcggtatcggcttttttggtcctccaataatcggtatcggcattgaaaaattaTTAAATCGGTCAACCTCAACTACATATGATAATGAAAAAGTTTCCCAAAACTCACAGCACTGTGCAAAGACAGTTTGCTTGCTATTTGCACACAAGACAGGAGAATGAGATGGAACTTCTCACTCAGTTTCTCATAAACAAGGTCCGCGTAATTTCCTTTATGGGCACCTGCTGCCCctgcaggtgtgtgtggtgttgaaAACAGATCCTCCAGGTGCTTTATCATGAACCTGTTAGCAGAAGATACTCATTAAATTGGTCTTACTTTTAATCACATTGACAGATAACTGATAGTTTCCGTTTTCAAATCATGAATCCTACCTTTCAAGTAATTCAACAGCATGATATCCAACCATGGGGTCAAGTCTTAACTCTTCTGTGACAAGGAAAATGCATTCTGTGGAAAACAGAGCCAGAGGTTTTAGGCCTATTCAGATTGGATTTCATGGCCTAGTCCTACGGTTCAAGTCTGTAAATGTTTTAGCTAGACAGTTTATTGTGGTAACTTtcgagcatggcacttgcaacgacagggtcaaatcaaatgttatttctcacatatgccgaatacaacaggtgtagactagaccttacagtgaaatgcttacttaaaagcccttaaccaacaaatagataagtaaaaaaataatgaaaataaaATTAACAATTAATTAAACTGTAGCAGGAAAATAACAAtagcgtggctatatacaggtggtcccggtacagagtcaatgtgcaggggcaccggttagttgagggaactgaagtaatatgtacatgtagggagAGTGGGTTCGATTCTTGGgatagggctcctgagtggcgcagatgTCTAAGGCACTACTTATttgtgctagaggtgtcactacagaaccTGGTTCGGTCCTGGGCTCTATTGCATCCGGTGGTGACTGGGAGTACCATATgggggtgcacaattggcccagcgtcgtccgggtttggccgtgatatgctgtcattgtaaataataatttgttcttaactgacttgcttagttaaataaaggttaaaattaTCAAATTTTAAGATAAATAGCATAGTGAGCAATATTTATTGTACAGGGTGGATATTGCTTGTAAATATCCTTTTAAaaaggtaaattacattttaatggcgtcaggccgaggctctgcatctgtcctcgtgctcctagaccttagtgctgcttttgataccatcgatcaccacattcttttggagagattggaaacccaaattggtctacacggacaagtcctggcctggtttagatcttatctgtcggaaagatatcattTTGTCTCTGTATATGGTTTGTCctgtgacaaatcaactgtacatttcggtgttcctcaaggttccgttttaggaccactattgttttcactatatattttacctcttggggatgtcattcgaaaacataatgtaaactttcactgctatgcagatgacacacagctgtacatttcaatggaacatggtgaagccctaaaattgccctcgcttagaagcctgtgtttcagagataaggaagtggatggctgcaaacgttctacttttaaactcggacaaaacagagatgcttgttctaggtcccaacaaagagatcttctgttgaatctgacaattaatcttgatgattgtacagtcgtctcaaataaaactgtgaaggacctcggcgttactctggaccccgatctctcttttgacaaacatatcaagactgtttcaaggacagcttttttccatctacgcaaCATTTCacaaatcagaaactttctgtccaaaaatgatgctgaaaaattcatccatgcttttgttacttcgaagttagactactgcaatgctctactttcagGCTAGCcgaataaagcactaaataaacttcagttagtgctaaatacggctgctagaatcctgactagaaccaaaacatttgatcatattactccagttctcgctcctacctatctttcagatttggtcctgccatacatacctacaggtacgctacggtcacaagacacaggcctcctaattgtccctagaatttctaagcaaacagctggaggcagggctttctcctatagagctccatttttatggaatggtctgcctacccatgtaagagacgcagactcggtctcaacctttaagtcgttactgaagactcatctcttcagtaggtcatatgattgagtgtagtctggcccaggagtgttaaggtgaacggaaaggctctggagcaacgaaccgcccttgctgtctctgcctggcctgttcccctctccactgggattctctgcctctaaccctattacaggggctgggtcactggcttactggtgctctaccatgccgtccctaggaggggaggggtgcgtcacttgagtgggttgagtcactgacgtgatcttcctgtctgggttggtgccccccttgggttgtgccgtggcggagatctttgtgggctatactcggccttgtctcaggatggtaagttggtggttgaagatatccctctagtggtgtgggggctgtgctttggcaaagtgggtggggttatatccttcctgtttagccctgtccgggggtctcatcggatggggccacagtgtctcctgacccctcccgtctcagcctccagtatttatgctgcagtagtttgtgtcgggaggctagggtcagtctgttatatctggagtacttctgctgtcttatccggtgtcctgtgtgaatttaagtatactctctctaattctctctttctttctttctttctttctttctttctctcagaggacctgagccctaggaccatgcctcaggactacctggcatgatgactccttgctgtccccagtccacctggccgtgctgctgctccagtttcaactgttctgcctgcggctatggaaccttgacctgtccaccggacgtgctacctgtcccagacctgctgttgtcaactctctagagacagcaggagcggtagagatactctgaatgatcggttatgaaaagccaactgacacttcctcctgaggtgctgacttgttgcaccctcgacaactactgtgattattattatttgaccatgctggtcatttatgaacatttgaacatcttggccatgttctgttataatctccacccggcacagccagaagaggactggccaccccttatagcctggttactctctaggtttcttcctaggttctggcctttctagggagtttttcccagccaccgtgctactacacctgtattgcttgctgttggggttttaggttgggtttctgtacagcactttgagatatcagctgatgtaagaagggctttataaatacatttgtaatGTTATTGTCAacgcttatttttttatttaacctggcaagtcagtttaagaacaaattcgtatttacaatgactgcctacgcCGGCCAaaccggacaatgctgggccaattgtgcgccaccctatggcaCTCCCAGTCAccgccggatgtgatacagcccaggatcgaaccagggtctgtagtgacacctctgtcACTGAGAggtagtgccttagactgctgcgccactcgggagtcaaAATGTTATGCTACTTGCTACTGTGTAGCAGAATAACTTAGTCCAATCGAATCTAATATGAAAGATCCGACTTTCATCATCTCTTCTGTTTACGACGTGATTCAGTTGTTTATCAGTCGATCAGAAAATCAACAAAATAATAGCACATAACTTATAGCTAGTGTCCGTGTGGTTATGGATAATTCATATTTACTTTAATTTTGACCCTAGTGGCCTCGTTTTTTTAGATTTGATAATATATTGGTTTGGTCAACCTGTCACGGGTTACCTGTGAAGCCAAAATAACGTAATGTTATGTAACTTTAGCATAAACAAACATGGCGCCATTCACATTTCCGGTGGCATGTTCTTGTAAGGTGACCAGACTTCTGAAATGAAAACCGGGGACATTTCCAGTTTGGCGGtcaataaataattaaaatatCCAATGTTATTATCTATGAACTAAAAAAGCGGGACAATTCCAGTTTCATGTATTTAGACTAACAGGCACACTGTGATAGAGAAAACAACTATATTACAGAAACACTACAGACAAGAAAGAACTGtccgatctgaacagccattcagtggccCTGGTAGAATAagagcagaatagaacatgaACAAAATTGAAAAAACAGACAATAGTATACATGAAATACTTAACAACATAATAAAGAAATAAGATGCTGATGAGATTGGTAACTACATAATATACTTATACCAACCTAATCTGTATATTTCTCAGAAGAATGTATTTTCTTCAGGATTGCTCTGTCTTTGGCCAGCTTCTCCATGAACTCCTGGCAGGGGAGGTTAATAGTTTGTCTTCACAATAAGCATGGCCTTGATGGTAGGAACAGTGAACCTATTTCTTGCTGCTGTCCATAGATCATTCATTTGGGAGAACACTCTCTCGACTGGTGCATTACTTCCAGGTAAGCACATGACAACAGACGCTAATCTAGCAAGATTAGTGTGTGGGATGTCATTATATTTGAAGTGGGTAACCACCGTGCTCTATCTCTGACTAAGCGGTGTCTCAGATGTTTTCCATTCTTCAAGCGATCCCCCCTTTAGGAACTCTTACAGGCCAGTAACTTCGTCACACAATGATGCATCCTCATTGATGGTCACATTGGGGCATTTTTCCTGCAGTATGGCTGATGCCTTCTGGATCTCTTCACGCTGAGGTTGCCTTTTtaaaaggagacaatgtaaatcTTTTAGATTATCTGTGTGCTTTCCCCATGCTTGCAAGTAGTTCACAGCCATAGTGAAGAATGATTGGGATGTTTTGAGAAAGCTGCCTTTAGACATGGCTTCATTTTCCTCTAGCTCTCTCAAAGTCCTCTGACCAAAACTGGAAGTTTTCATCACATCTTGCAGTCAATTTTGCCTGAACGTTTCTCAGAATTGCAGCGGAGTCCACAGCACAGTGGTCCTGGCCTCCAAGCATCTTGATCGTGTCACTGAATACAGTCAAGTTTCCATGGACAAAGGCCAGCCAAAGTTCAGTCAGTGGATCTTCGAACATTGTTCGCAGGACAACAGGGCATTTGTCTTCAGAAATAAAAAAGGATTTCAATGGCACATACCTTTTCAGCACTCTTTCTAGAGCAGGGAGCCTGGAGATCCAGTGAACATTGCTGGGTCCTAAAATGTTATGGTACTCCTggccaacaaactcacaaaagccCTTCAGTCTTTCTACTCTGACAGTGAAAATATGAACATATTCAAAGATCTTTATGAGCAGATACTCAACATCATATCCAAAGCTGTTCTGGccgtgttatgaatgatgtgggCAGGACAACCTAAGCCAATCACCTCCCGCTGCAGAGCATTTTAAACTttggtatggacattgaccctccccagccTATTCAGTCCTCCAAAGTTGGTATTTGTTGTCGGCAGAGAATGTTTTCCAAGTTACATTTTTGGATGACCACCAGGACCTCAGCTGCAATTTCCTCTGCTGTTTCTCCATTCAATTCAACAAAATCAAGCAGTTTTGTTTCCACAGATGTGCTGCCTTCATATATCTTACAATATCTGACTACTATTGGCAGCAGCTTTACATTCCCATGATTGGACACATCAATGGACAGGGACACAAATTCAACCTGGTCTAGGTCCTGTGTTACCAAAGTAGTTGCCCATGTTACTAACACGTTACTCACTATGGCGTCACATTTTGTCCTAGCACATGTAAACTTTTGCTCATAAAGCTTCCGTGTCAGTTGTGCTGTGCAGTCCATAGATTTGTAACTATGATTGTGTCGCATAGTGTGGTATGCAAAGACACCCTCCTGCACAGCTAAACCATATTCTTGAAGAATATGAAGACAGAGGACATACCAACACGGGCAATCAGAGAGGCTTTATGCTTTTTCATCTGATGATGTTCTACCACTGCCGTTCTTCACCGGCTGCCAATTGAAAGAGAGGATGCAGTGAACCATTCTATCGTCTTGACCTGAGCGTATGAAATGGAAATTCTCTCATCATGTTTATCATAAAAAAAGTGCATTTCCATTTCTTGGAAAGAGTCATTGTATCTCCTCTGTCTGCTCTTCTTCACTCTCCTTGTGCCAGTCTTAATTAATCTCTTAACTTTTtattctcctcctcttttcttcaCTCGTCTTCCTGTCCTTCTCTTCACCTTTCCCCCTCACTCTTCTACACTCTCCTTGTGCCAGTCTTAGTTAGTCTCTTAACTTTTtattctcctcctcttttcttcaCTCGTCTTCCTGTCCTTCTCTTCACCTTTCCACCTCACTCTTCTACACTCTCCTTGTGCCAGTCTTAATTAGTCTCTTAACTTTTtattctcctcctcttttcttcactcgtcttcctttccttctcttcaccTTTCCACCTCACTCTTCTACACTCTCCTTGTGCCAGTCTTAATTAGTCTCTTAACTTTTtattctcctcctcttttcttcaCTCGTCTTCCTGTCCTTCTCTTCACCTTTCCCCCTCACTCTTCTACACTCTCCTTGCTTCACTCTTTTTACTCCCTTCATgtttccttctccttcctctccaatCTGTATTAATAAATAGTACACTATTAGATAACCAAAGTATTTTAACAGATTCCCATTGCTTGCCTCATGTTTGTATTTTATCTCAAAAACATTGTTTGGAATAATAAATTGGCAGGCTCCGTAATCATATCTTTatctttcctcctctgtctccttcactcttcttcctatccagtccagtcttcctcctctccttcctctccactgCTAATGCTATCCATGAACATTTCTAAATATATTTTCACACTACTTATTATAATGACAAACCATTCTAATTGTAATCTACAAAAATATGCTCTGAATAAATTGTGCATTCATTTAATATAATCATATTTTCAAAATAGCCTGTCCACTGCATGTTTACATGTGGACGTGTtttaacctagctagctaacttggtctatatagctaacgttagctagcataaCCTATTTAAAACCTTATAGGGCAGATCATCTATCTATATAATAAATTGTGATATTATAACATCACTAGCTAGTATCTCAAACGATTGTAATTTACCTGGCTTGAAAAGACGTTTGTGGTGATGTTGTGGATTCACTTTGACACTTGCTAGCTTCTGGCCGAGTTTTCCATAGCAGTTTTCTCTAAAACTATCGCGAGCAAGTAGTTAGTTGAAGAAGAAGAGTGAATGAAGCTACTATAAGCGAGCAGCCCCCTCTGTTGGCCTAAGCAAGCACAACGCGATTGAGACGTCAACCCGTAGGCTCTGCTGCCTGGTCTTTCTTGCCAAGTAAGATATTTCACTTTGCGGTCTGTTTTTAACGCACAGTTAAAAACGGGGAAATTTCCCCGGTAAACGGGGACGTCTGGTCACCCTATTGTAAGGAACGTTGCCAAAGCACAGACAGAACAATGAGATAGTTGACCAAAGTTACGAACAACCGTTAGCAAGCAGCGAGCTAAAAACTTACCTATCAATCGTTTGTCTTTAAAATCCCCACTGTAACGTGATAAATTGCTCAGTTTATCTTTGTTTCTGATATTGAGATTTATGAGAAAGTCTGATAAAATCTCAAAAGAAGCTTCACCAAACATTAGGTTTTTGCTTTGGCTTGGCAAGAATAGGAATCTCTTCGCCATAGCTAAAGTTACTAGCTAGCTAGAAATAAAACGGCAAGATTTTTAAAAAAACTTCGGATTTCGTTGTCCGCGGAGTTAATTTTTGAAAATGCAGTACTTTATTTTGCCATGAGATGGCGGTTGACACACTATTAAAAAAAACGAACCTTTCGCGTCGAAACCGGAAATGTCTGGGGGAGCTATTATAGTGTTGCACAAGCAGGTCAGGCTGTCGCAAAAATGGCTGACCAGAAACCGACAGTGGATCCCGAAGTCCCTTTTGCAAAGAGGATAGATCCAAACAAGGAGGATCTTACCAGGGACGAGTTCTACTTTATCAGACAAGTGGAGCTCGCGCAATGGAAGAAGAAATCGCAGCAACTCAGGGGCCGTAATATTGCAACAGGACTTGCTATCGGAGCCATTGTAATGGGTATTTGTATCCTTGCCAAATTCAGTCACTAAAGGTGAACTGCGTAACATGAGCTAATTTGCCCTAAACTGCATGATATAGCGATCCATTGTAAATGTTGCCATAACTATTAGCAGTTAAAGTCAACCAGACATAATTCATGTATGTCCTTGAAGCTGTAAGTCATTGTAGATAGGTTATGAAATTCACGCTGTAGTGGTGAAGAACCGCATGACATGTGTTTGCATAACAGCCATGTACTGTAGCAAGTTAGCGAATTGGATAacaatgtaacgttagctagtagcCAAGCAAGGATCTAACTACAGTTAGCTAAGTAGCTCTCTCAACATGCCACTTTATTACAAGTTGCTACAGTGAAAGCTGTTGATGAGTGTAAAACATGTCTGCCATAAAtgtatgttgatgatgatgaaaaCGTTCATCCTTGTGTTTATGTAGCTACGCTCGACTATAGCTTCATACCCAGCACACACCTTGCCTCTGTCAGCACATTTGCCTTGACTTTGCTCCTCCTAGATGGCTACACGTTTTACTCAGTGAAACAGGAGAAGATTATGGATGAGCTGGATGAGGAGGCCAAGGTCGCGAGGATGGGGGGGGCAAAGACAGGCGCCAACTGACTTAATGATCAGATGGACTGAGCTCAGATCGACTGTGTGGTGTGCCACTGATCCTATCGCCTGTAGGCCTACTTGCACTGGAAGGGACTAATGCTGACAAATGCTGGTGCTACATCTTATTCCACTGCTAGCCACTGTCAAGGCAGCATCGGGCCCTGTTTTGCTCTGGTATATAGACTTTTATGTGGTTGTGTTGCTGACTTAAGCGTCTTCATGGTGATTAAACATGCTTGTATGTAGAAAGAATGATCTATTGCCCCCGATTACCCCCTTATAATTTCAGGATCTTGGGtcttgttcattaggcaccaagcGGATGGCAACATTTATTTAAATGGTTTCTGTTAAGTGCCCCAATGAACATGACCCTATTCTCCTTCCTTTTCTTCCCAACGAGTAGGCATTTGTGTAAAATTATTTGTATTCCCTTCAAATGAGCATCAAATGATTTCTCCCAAACTATAAAACTAATTCAACCTATATCAGTAATGTTAATTCTACAGTGGCCTTGAAATAGGTGGAATTAGAACAGCTCAACTGAAACAAAGAAACACATTTCTATTGATAAAGGATTGAGTTGTACATTTGTTATATTGTATTTGTTTTTTCACAACAATAAATGACATCTTATAGCAAGGTCAGTGTAATGTTTCATACACTGATATTGCCACAGTAGTACGGCAGCTGAGAGGAACACTCATTATTTCAACTGTATTTATGT from Oncorhynchus nerka isolate Pitt River linkage group LG16, Oner_Uvic_2.0, whole genome shotgun sequence includes:
- the LOC115144296 gene encoding cytochrome c oxidase assembly factor 3 homolog, mitochondrial, which produces MADQKPTVDPEVPFAKRIDPNKEDLTRDEFYFIRQVELAQWKKKSQQLRGRNIATGLAIGAIVMGIYGYTFYSVKQEKIMDELDEEAKVARMGGAKTGAN